The Methanothrix soehngenii GP6 genome has a window encoding:
- a CDS encoding Acg family FMN-binding oxidoreductase translates to MTDVLAAWNVREEDFPVNGDLCDQIKGLLKYAVLAPSGPNTQPWKLAIDGNEVSVIADFDRALPNVDPSNRTLYLSHGCLLANILMAAEHFGFGYDVSCLPDGPSGERTAAIKLKGSAGKKKLPDLFSQITRRHTNRKEFEKRAIEDAKLRELKACVKRDGFDLNILIDEAGKSAMSEILAQSHKIQLGNKAFRKELASWVRSNTGGEKDGLPGYSFGYSDFQSYFGAFVFGTFDMSTSRARVETAYMKASPAVGVLSTDQDDMMTWLKAGFLFEILFLKATEMDVRFDLFSQPIAIPELREDMARILKVKYPQLLIRMGYAEPSKHTPRRPLEEVLLP, encoded by the coding sequence GTGACCGATGTATTAGCAGCCTGGAACGTTAGAGAAGAGGACTTCCCCGTGAATGGCGACCTCTGCGATCAGATAAAGGGCCTGCTCAAGTATGCTGTTTTAGCTCCATCCGGGCCCAACACTCAGCCCTGGAAGCTGGCAATTGATGGAAACGAGGTATCAGTAATTGCGGACTTTGACCGTGCTTTGCCCAACGTTGACCCCTCCAACAGGACTCTTTATCTCAGCCACGGCTGCCTTCTGGCTAATATCCTCATGGCAGCGGAACACTTCGGCTTTGGATATGATGTTTCATGCCTTCCTGATGGCCCTTCAGGCGAGAGGACCGCGGCTATAAAGCTGAAAGGATCGGCCGGCAAAAAAAAGCTTCCCGATCTGTTCAGTCAGATAACCAGACGTCATACAAACAGAAAGGAGTTTGAGAAGAGAGCAATAGAGGATGCAAAGCTCAGGGAATTGAAGGCCTGCGTGAAAAGGGATGGATTTGATCTGAATATCCTGATCGATGAAGCCGGCAAGTCGGCGATGTCCGAGATCCTCGCCCAGTCTCATAAGATCCAGCTGGGGAATAAAGCCTTCAGAAAGGAGCTGGCAAGCTGGGTGAGGTCCAATACGGGAGGAGAAAAGGACGGTCTGCCAGGCTATTCGTTTGGCTATTCGGATTTCCAGTCCTACTTCGGAGCATTCGTCTTCGGGACCTTTGATATGTCTACATCCCGGGCGAGGGTTGAGACCGCTTATATGAAGGCCTCGCCAGCGGTAGGAGTTCTATCAACCGATCAGGACGATATGATGACCTGGCTTAAAGCAGGATTCCTCTTTGAGATCCTGTTTCTTAAGGCCACGGAGATGGATGTCAGGTTTGATCTATTCAGCCAGCCCATAGCCATTCCCGAGCTTAGGGAGGATATGGCAAGGATATTGAAGGTGAAATATCCTCAGCTGCTCATCCGCATGGGTTATGCAGAGCCGAGCAAGCACACGCCCAGAAGGCCGCTGGAAGAGGTTTTATTACCCTGA
- a CDS encoding PUA domain-containing protein — protein MLIRARTIADYQFGRGSGSALFPDGTTYSLSKTRRLRYLYWEEERVATVRARDNLLTLSMIGAKRLHDLFCSPRLRVVASDDAAPFIAKGGNLFARHVIAVDPEIRSGEEVLVVDSQDRLLATGTAVLAPEEMMQIKRGLAVQARKAAEN, from the coding sequence ATGCTTATAAGAGCGAGGACTATCGCTGACTACCAATTTGGCAGGGGCTCGGGCAGTGCCCTCTTTCCCGATGGCACGACATACAGCCTCTCCAAGACTCGCCGGCTGAGATATCTCTACTGGGAAGAGGAGAGGGTGGCCACTGTCCGAGCAAGGGACAACCTCCTGACCCTGAGCATGATCGGCGCAAAGAGGCTGCATGATCTGTTCTGCAGCCCTAGGCTTCGAGTGGTGGCCTCGGATGATGCTGCGCCATTCATCGCCAAAGGTGGCAATCTATTCGCCAGGCACGTCATTGCCGTCGACCCGGAGATTCGATCCGGTGAGGAGGTTTTGGTTGTTGACTCGCAGGATCGGCTTTTAGCCACGGGCACAGCCGTCCTCGCGCCTGAGGAGATGATGCAGATTAAAAGGGGGCTGGCGGTCCAGGCGAGAAAGGCGGCAGAGAATTGA
- a CDS encoding IS110 family RNA-guided transposase, with protein MIICPYQAETYMKKRRERVCGADVHKDLIVATITGDEVPSIRENFGTTKSELDRFRNWLADNKCEQVAFEATGVYWIPIYDVLSRTIDTIVANPLQIKSIPNDKSDSKDSKRIATLCLNNQIKRSRVFSDEDRELRNLTRARSGYVKTRTQFKNRIHKYLSSNGIKLSSSMDDIFCKSGTHIIRGLAEDKPVEEILKGIPSGKIRKKQDEIRSALANELSETNRMLISDSLEIMDNVESKIEKTSLNILKKIQNKSKDLAIVMSIPGIAFISGSVILSEIGNYRDFQTPEQLAKWCGLNPGENESAGKKRKCGITKRGSKYIRVVLVEAAQTIANMKNTGLSRFYKRLSKKKEHNVAIVAVARKLICLIYHLLINQEFYQEVDCRKRKKGRNESCHEPSLKDEHLTDKVAAIVDAFYGMSDSSRKKALLRALEDISVNKPDQKRSSDGGG; from the coding sequence ATGATCATCTGCCCATATCAGGCAGAGACATATATGAAAAAACGAAGAGAAAGAGTTTGCGGTGCAGATGTCCATAAAGATCTGATCGTTGCCACAATAACTGGCGACGAAGTGCCGTCGATTCGAGAGAATTTTGGGACAACAAAATCCGAGCTTGATAGATTCAGAAACTGGCTTGCAGACAACAAATGCGAACAGGTTGCATTTGAAGCTACAGGAGTCTATTGGATCCCGATTTATGATGTTCTGAGCCGAACCATAGATACCATTGTTGCCAATCCGCTGCAGATAAAGTCCATTCCAAACGATAAATCAGATTCAAAAGATTCAAAGCGTATTGCAACTCTGTGCTTGAATAATCAAATCAAGAGATCTCGGGTTTTTTCCGATGAAGACCGAGAGCTCAGGAACCTAACGCGAGCCAGGTCAGGATATGTCAAGACACGAACTCAGTTCAAGAATCGGATACACAAATATCTCTCATCAAACGGCATTAAACTCAGCTCTTCTATGGACGACATATTCTGCAAATCAGGAACACATATCATAAGAGGTCTGGCTGAAGACAAGCCCGTCGAAGAGATCCTGAAAGGCATACCCTCCGGAAAGATCAGGAAAAAGCAAGACGAGATCAGATCAGCACTTGCCAATGAACTGAGCGAGACAAATCGAATGCTGATCAGCGATTCTCTTGAAATCATGGACAATGTCGAATCCAAAATAGAGAAGACAAGCCTAAACATTCTGAAAAAGATTCAAAATAAGAGCAAGGATCTGGCTATCGTTATGTCCATTCCTGGAATCGCATTTATCTCAGGTTCGGTCATCCTGTCAGAGATCGGAAATTACAGAGATTTTCAGACCCCTGAACAGCTGGCGAAATGGTGTGGCCTCAATCCTGGAGAAAATGAATCTGCCGGCAAAAAGAGGAAATGCGGGATCACAAAGCGCGGTTCCAAGTATATCCGAGTTGTACTTGTCGAGGCTGCCCAGACAATAGCTAATATGAAAAATACAGGGCTGTCCAGATTCTACAAGAGGCTGAGCAAAAAGAAGGAGCACAATGTGGCAATCGTTGCCGTAGCCAGGAAACTCATCTGTCTGATTTATCATCTTCTGATCAACCAGGAGTTCTATCAAGAGGTTGATTGCAGAAAGAGGAAAAAAGGTCGAAATGAGTCCTGCCATGAACCTTCTTTGAAGGATGAGCATCTGACGGATAAGGTAGCTGCAATTGTAGATGCCTTTTATGGAATGAGCGATAGTAGCCGGAAGAAGGCTCTCTTGCGAGCGCTTGAAGATATTTCTGTGAACAAGCCCGACCAGAAAAGGTCATCTGATGGAGGTGGATAG
- a CDS encoding nitroreductase/quinone reductase family protein, whose amino-acid sequence MLKSIQRALFRIFNSYIIVPAFQRNLGKYISNPIIGNIMVIKTRGRKTGKTRFTPVYHALIGESIYCYQGKHLKGQWYLNVLANPDVEVLLPSGTLKGIAEEVSDPKEAAYAIRQILKSSGVWAFLYGFNPFTIEDAVLEKKVQKMPVIRIKRAIK is encoded by the coding sequence ATGCTTAAATCAATTCAAAGAGCTTTATTCAGAATATTCAATAGCTATATAATTGTGCCCGCTTTTCAGAGGAACCTTGGCAAATACATTTCAAATCCCATTATAGGCAATATCATGGTCATCAAAACGAGAGGCAGGAAGACCGGGAAGACTCGCTTCACCCCTGTGTACCACGCTCTGATCGGCGAGAGCATTTACTGCTACCAGGGCAAGCATCTAAAGGGCCAATGGTATCTGAATGTTCTGGCGAATCCTGATGTAGAGGTTCTCCTGCCAAGCGGCACTCTGAAAGGAATTGCAGAAGAGGTGAGCGATCCAAAAGAGGCTGCCTATGCCATCCGGCAGATATTGAAGAGCAGTGGAGTCTGGGCATTTCTGTATGGATTCAATCCATTCACCATCGAGGATGCAGTTTTGGAAAAGAAGGTGCAAAAAATGCCCGTGATCAGGATCAAGAGGGCGATAAAATAA